A genome region from Rhodanobacter thiooxydans includes the following:
- the dnaX gene encoding DNA polymerase III subunit gamma/tau, protein MSYQVLARKWRPRKFAELVGQEHVVRALTNALDTGRMHHAYLFTGTRGVGKTTIARIFAKSLNCERGQSADPCGECAVCTAVDEGRFVDLLEIDAASNTGVDDVREVIENAQYAPSRGRFKVYLVDEVHMLSKNAFNALLKTLEEPPPHVKFLLATTDPQKLPVTVLSRCLKFNLKRLLPEQISGQMRHILGAENISYEDGAIGELARAADGSLRDGLSLLDQAIAYGGGALHAEDVRNMLGSVARGQVIGVLDALAAGDGERLLAECTRIASYSPDFGGVLDDIASVLHRLQLIQLIPGYRPEDDSDDDGVLMALAERMTPEDVQLYYQIATSGRRDLALAPDARTGFEMAMLRMLAFRPGDGAPVARAERAAASGQPAAPRPASAAPARTPPIPTRAAEAPMPRTPAPTPAPAVAAPVARDADGLPDWESLIERAGLRGPFSVLAQNAILRERDGQTLVLALRPAHMSMAVEPMVSQMEERIGNALGERIKLRFVSQNQATGAQTPAARAAQARDSAQAAAEQAIEGDPLVQSLKREFGARVVPQSIKPYDNEFGAR, encoded by the coding sequence ATGTCCTATCAGGTACTCGCCCGCAAGTGGCGCCCGCGCAAGTTCGCCGAACTGGTGGGGCAGGAACACGTGGTGCGCGCGCTGACCAATGCGCTGGACACCGGGCGCATGCACCATGCCTACCTGTTCACCGGCACCCGCGGCGTGGGCAAGACCACCATCGCGCGCATCTTCGCCAAGTCGCTGAACTGCGAGCGCGGTCAGTCGGCCGATCCCTGCGGCGAGTGCGCGGTGTGCACGGCGGTGGACGAGGGGCGCTTCGTCGACCTGCTGGAGATCGACGCGGCCAGCAACACCGGCGTGGACGACGTACGCGAGGTGATCGAGAACGCGCAGTACGCGCCGTCGCGCGGCCGCTTCAAGGTGTACCTGGTCGACGAGGTGCACATGCTGTCGAAGAACGCGTTCAACGCGTTGCTGAAGACGCTGGAGGAGCCGCCGCCGCACGTGAAATTCCTGCTCGCCACCACCGACCCGCAGAAGCTGCCGGTGACGGTGCTGTCGCGCTGCCTGAAGTTCAACCTGAAGCGGCTGCTGCCGGAGCAGATCTCCGGCCAGATGCGGCACATCCTGGGCGCCGAGAACATCAGTTACGAAGATGGCGCGATCGGCGAGCTGGCCCGCGCCGCGGACGGTTCGCTGCGCGACGGCCTGTCGCTGCTGGACCAGGCGATCGCCTACGGCGGCGGCGCGCTGCATGCCGAGGACGTGCGCAACATGCTCGGCAGCGTGGCGCGCGGGCAGGTGATCGGCGTGCTCGATGCGCTGGCCGCTGGCGACGGCGAGCGGCTGCTGGCCGAATGCACGCGGATCGCCTCGTACTCGCCGGATTTCGGTGGCGTGCTGGACGACATCGCCAGCGTGCTGCACCGACTGCAGCTGATCCAGCTGATCCCCGGTTACCGGCCGGAGGACGACAGCGACGACGACGGCGTGCTGATGGCGCTGGCCGAACGCATGACGCCGGAAGACGTGCAGTTGTATTACCAGATCGCCACCTCGGGCCGGCGCGACCTGGCACTGGCGCCGGATGCGCGCACCGGTTTCGAGATGGCGATGTTGCGCATGCTGGCGTTCCGCCCCGGCGATGGCGCACCGGTCGCACGCGCCGAGCGGGCGGCAGCGAGCGGTCAGCCCGCCGCGCCACGGCCAGCTTCGGCCGCGCCGGCACGGACGCCACCCATACCGACGCGTGCGGCGGAAGCGCCGATGCCGCGGACGCCTGCGCCAACTCCCGCGCCAGCCGTGGCTGCTCCGGTAGCGCGTGACGCCGATGGTTTGCCGGATTGGGAGTCCCTGATCGAGCGTGCCGGCCTGCGCGGCCCGTTCAGCGTGCTGGCGCAGAACGCCATCCTGCGCGAACGCGATGGCCAGACCCTGGTGCTGGCCTTGCGACCGGCGCACATGAGCATGGCGGTCGAGCCGATGGTCAGCCAGATGGAGGAGCGCATCGGCAACGCGCTTGGCGAGCGCATCAAGCTGCGCTTTGTCAGCCAGAACCAGGCAACGGGTGCGCAGACTCCGGCCGCTCGCGCCGCGCAGGCACGCGACAGCGCCCAGGCCGCCGCCGAGCAGGCGATCGAGGGCGATCCGCTGGTGCAGTCGCTGAAGCGCGAGTTCGGCGCGCGCGTGGTGCCGCAATCCATCAAACCCTATGACAACGAATTCGGAGCCAGGTGA